A segment of the Geoglobus ahangari genome:
GAATCATGTCCACGTACTGTCTCCTTGCCCGCTCAATGCCGGAGAGGTCAATGACCGACATCTAACCCACCTACCTTTACCTTTTTGCAAGAATTTGGAAGGTTATGTCCAGCTTTGTAACAGTCGGAAAAACTTACATAGACAGGGGTGGTGCGGGCAGACCGTATCTCAAGAAAAGAATCATGAATGCTTTGAATTTTGAGCATGATGAGGAGGTCAGGATAGAAGTTTTCCTCACGGGGAGTAAGGTCATTGTAACCAAAATCTAAGTAATCTTTATCAACTTCCAGACCCAAGTCTGAACTATGAAGTTCAAGGTCGTCCTCGAAGAGGCTGAAGAGGGCGGATATGTTGTTTATGTTCCCGCTCTTCCCGGATGCGTCTCTCAGGGTGAAACCAAAGAGGAGGCCATCGAGAACATCAAAGAGGCCATAGAGGTCTATCTCGACATAGATGATGCTCAGATCGAAACCGAAATCGAGGGTAAGAGGGCTGAAGTCGTTGAGGTTATTCTTTGAGGTGCTCTTATTGAAATTACCAGTAGTTTCTGGAGAAGATGTGATTAAAGCTCTACATAAGGCCGGTTTCAAGGTTGTAAGGCAAAAGGGAAGCCACGTCCGAATGGAGAAAAGGACAGAGGAGGGAACAATTAAGGTCACTGTTCCACTGCACCGCTCGCTGAAAAAGGGCACGCTTCGGATAATTTTGAAGCAGGCTGGGCTTAGCGTTGAAGAGTTTATTAAACTGCTGTGATTTCTCACTCTTTAATCCTCCTTTAGAACAGCCTCACCCTCTCCGTTCTTCACGCCGAGGAGTCCCTTACTGGCGAGGTCTTTCTTGATGAGTTCCCTGATGTATGCAGATCGAGAGTCCCAGCCCTCTATGTTCTTGGCCTTGTCAATCAACGGCACCCACCTTTTCGGGACGTCTGCCCAGACTTTCTCACCCATATATACTACTTCAACTTTTCTACAATATTGTAACCCTAAAACTATTTAAAGGTTGCTACTTTGTAGAGCTTATACAGAAATGTTGAATAGTTTAATGAAGAGCCAATAAAATTGTATTATTGTGACTGAAAAACTGGAGAGAATCATTCAAGTCTTATCTCATTCAGGAGCTCTGAAGATCCTAAAAGCAATCAGCAAACAACCAGCGAGACAAAAAGACATCATTGCGATCACTAAACTCGATAAAACAATTGTATGGCGGAGATTAAATGAATTATTTGATTTAGGCTTAATTAGAATCTCGTTTAGTGGAGCTACAAGCCCTAAACTTTACGAGCTTACACCTCTTGGCCAAAAGATCGTTCAGCTACTTGAACAAATGGAAAGAGAGTTTGAGGAGTATCATTCTAAGACGCCTCCGAAGGATCCGGAGGAGTTTATTGGGGAGTTGATGGAGGAGAGTTGATGAAAGAAACCACAAACCAAGAAATGTATAGAGCTATTTGGTTAAGTGTAGGTGTCACTCTCTTGGGATTTCTTGGAGGATTAGCTGCAGACTTTTTATGGGAAATGTACCAAAAAGCAAATCCAGATTTAGCTTTTAAATTTGGCATAACTGCAGTCATAGGGTTTTTTGGTCTCTGTGGGTTTTTATTAATATTTTCTTTCTTTAAGGAATTTCAAGCAAGCTTAGAAAAACCTCAGAAATCTAATAATAGATCTTCTGGGGAATCAGAAGCCACAAGTGATGTAGATCCAAACCAAAAAAAAGAAAAATTCCAAATCCCTCAAGTTTCTAAAAGACCACGAGCCGGTAATCGCCATCTTTTCCGCATTTATGGTTGCAGGTGCCTTTCTTTACAACACTAATTTAGATCCACAAGATCCACAATATACTCAATTGGTTGCCGGTTCAATATTTTTTGGCGGGTTTTATGGGATTCTGTGGGTCTCACTCAATTCAGTTATTCCAGCTTACAGTTCTCGGATCTCCGAATACAT
Coding sequences within it:
- a CDS encoding winged helix-turn-helix domain-containing protein, which codes for MTEKLERIIQVLSHSGALKILKAISKQPARQKDIIAITKLDKTIVWRRLNELFDLGLIRISFSGATSPKLYELTPLGQKIVQLLEQMEREFEEYHSKTPPKDPEEFIGELMEES
- a CDS encoding type II toxin-antitoxin system HicB family antitoxin, with translation MKFKVVLEEAEEGGYVVYVPALPGCVSQGETKEEAIENIKEAIEVYLDIDDAQIETEIEGKRAEVVEVIL
- a CDS encoding type II toxin-antitoxin system HicA family toxin; its protein translation is MRLFFEVLLLKLPVVSGEDVIKALHKAGFKVVRQKGSHVRMEKRTEEGTIKVTVPLHRSLKKGTLRIILKQAGLSVEEFIKLL